Proteins from one Novosphingobium pentaromativorans US6-1 genomic window:
- a CDS encoding fumarylacetoacetate hydrolase family protein, which produces MRLATITGAAPDGTLVVVSQDGRRMLAAGPQIPNLLGAVERWDAVQPQLAAIAQRLEAGEGEPIDPAALRAPLPRSWQWLDGSAFGTHGELMQIAFKLPPIESDRPLMYQGLSDRFYGPTDPVPFPDPADGIDFEGEFGVIVDAVPMGTTPEDAMKHIRLVVQINDWSLRTIAPVEMKTGFGWVQAKPACSMAPFAVTPEALGDAWKDGRVCLDLVIEWNGKAFGHANGGAMDFGFHELVAHAARTRDLVAGTVIGSGTVSNANYAEVGSSCISEVRAIEMIADGKPSTPFMGYGDTIRMEARNAHGSAPFGTIDQRVVSR; this is translated from the coding sequence ATGCGTCTTGCCACGATTACCGGCGCCGCGCCCGACGGAACCCTTGTCGTCGTCTCGCAGGACGGGCGCCGGATGCTTGCCGCCGGTCCGCAGATACCGAACCTGCTTGGCGCCGTTGAGCGCTGGGATGCGGTCCAGCCGCAACTTGCCGCCATTGCGCAGCGCCTCGAAGCCGGTGAGGGCGAGCCAATCGATCCCGCGGCCTTGCGCGCACCGCTGCCGCGTTCGTGGCAGTGGCTCGACGGATCGGCTTTCGGCACTCACGGCGAACTGATGCAGATCGCCTTCAAGCTGCCGCCGATCGAGTCCGACAGGCCGCTCATGTACCAGGGCCTGTCCGACCGCTTCTATGGCCCGACCGATCCGGTTCCCTTCCCCGATCCGGCGGACGGCATCGACTTCGAAGGCGAATTCGGCGTGATCGTCGATGCCGTGCCGATGGGCACTACGCCCGAAGATGCGATGAAGCACATCCGGCTTGTCGTGCAGATCAACGACTGGTCGCTGCGCACGATCGCGCCGGTCGAGATGAAGACCGGCTTCGGCTGGGTCCAGGCCAAACCCGCCTGCTCTATGGCCCCCTTCGCGGTAACGCCCGAGGCACTCGGCGATGCGTGGAAAGACGGCCGTGTGTGCCTCGATCTCGTTATCGAATGGAATGGCAAGGCCTTCGGTCACGCCAATGGCGGGGCAATGGACTTCGGCTTCCACGAACTGGTCGCCCATGCCGCGCGGACCCGCGACCTTGTCGCCGGGACCGTGATCGGCTCGGGAACGGTGTCCAACGCCAACTACGCCGAAGTAGGATCGAGCTGCATAAGCGAAGTGCGCGCCATCGAGATGATCGCCGACGGCAAGCCGTCGACGCCTTTCATGGGCTATGGCGACACGATCCGCATGGAAGCGCGCAATGCCCATGGCTCGGCGCCCTTCGGCACCATCGACCAGCGGGTCGTATCGCGCTGA
- a CDS encoding cyclase family protein, whose product MTRRFVDLSIVLCNDVISDPPFLKPEITYQNHGETMPELDHFFPGVTAEQTPDAAGFAASEWVKLTTHSGTHLDAPYHFHPTMNGKDGKPERSITIDEVPLEWCFQPGVKLDFRHFEDGYVVTAKDVEDELARIGHELKPLEIVLVNTAAGKALGRPDFVNVGCGMGYDATMYLTERGVRVTGTDAWSWDAPFSYTAEKVKETGDTSLIWEGHKAGRDIGYCHLEKMHNLEALPADGFIVSCFPHKIKGASAGWTRAVAIFED is encoded by the coding sequence ATGACCCGCCGCTTCGTCGACCTGTCGATCGTGCTGTGCAACGATGTCATCAGCGACCCGCCATTCCTGAAGCCGGAAATCACTTACCAGAACCATGGCGAGACAATGCCGGAGCTGGATCACTTCTTCCCCGGCGTGACGGCCGAGCAGACGCCGGACGCCGCCGGCTTCGCGGCATCGGAGTGGGTCAAGCTGACCACGCACAGCGGAACCCACCTCGATGCGCCCTATCACTTCCACCCCACCATGAACGGCAAGGACGGCAAACCCGAACGGTCGATCACGATCGACGAGGTACCCCTTGAATGGTGCTTTCAGCCCGGCGTGAAGCTGGATTTCCGGCACTTCGAGGACGGCTATGTCGTCACCGCCAAGGATGTCGAGGATGAACTGGCCCGCATCGGCCATGAGCTCAAGCCGCTGGAAATCGTACTGGTCAACACCGCTGCGGGCAAAGCGCTGGGTCGCCCCGATTTCGTCAACGTGGGTTGCGGCATGGGCTATGATGCCACGATGTATCTGACCGAGCGCGGCGTGCGCGTGACCGGCACCGATGCCTGGTCATGGGACGCGCCGTTCAGCTACACCGCCGAGAAGGTCAAGGAAACGGGCGACACGTCTCTCATCTGGGAAGGTCACAAGGCGGGCCGCGACATCGGCTACTGCCACCTCGAAAAGATGCACAACCTCGAAGCACTCCCCGCTGACGGCTTCATCGTCAGCTGCTTCCCGCACAAGATCAAGGGCGCGTCCGCGGGCTGGACCCGCGCCGTAGCCATCTTCGAGGACTGA
- the trxC gene encoding thioredoxin TrxC, translated as MTTGDARIIICPACTTANRVPADKLVAKGKCGKCGSALFTGAPLTLTTANFDAHAARSDIPLLIDFWASWCGPCRQMAPAFTAAAQQLEPQVRLGKLDTEAERAIASRYSIQSIPTLALIHKGREVARQAGAMPTGAIVAWTRRAIGG; from the coding sequence ATGACCACAGGCGATGCCCGGATCATCATCTGCCCGGCTTGTACGACGGCCAACCGCGTGCCGGCGGACAAGCTGGTTGCGAAGGGCAAATGCGGCAAATGCGGATCCGCCCTTTTCACAGGCGCGCCGCTTACCCTGACGACTGCCAACTTCGATGCCCATGCCGCGCGTAGCGACATTCCCTTGCTGATCGACTTCTGGGCATCATGGTGTGGGCCCTGCCGGCAGATGGCCCCCGCTTTCACTGCCGCGGCGCAGCAGCTGGAACCGCAGGTCCGGCTCGGCAAGCTCGATACCGAAGCGGAGCGCGCGATTGCCTCGCGCTATTCCATCCAGTCGATCCCCACCCTTGCGCTGATTCACAAGGGCCGCGAAGTCGCACGGCAGGCCGGAGCCATGCCGACAGGTGCCATTGTCGCTTGGACGAGGCGGGCAATCGGCGGATAA
- a CDS encoding sugar MFS transporter, producing MALAPGAASSTDPQVGDEGTSPHIDAPELRLFVMALFFIFGGITSLNDVLIPKLKELFTLNYMQAMLVQTAFFAAYAIISIPGAALVKRVGYMRGAAIGLVTMMAGCLLFIPASASATFGVFLFALFVLAGGVTIIQVVANPLISLLGPVKTTHSRLTFAQAFNSLGTTIFPYVGTIIMLGSLAAVSAADLSGAELAAYRVAETAAIERAYLGLALALAVIAGVVWFNRNRLKGEKHDGGSILKSFDLMRRLRFGFGASCIFLYVGAEVAIGSFIVNYMMQENVLGLTEPSAGKLIPFYWGGALVGRFIGSALLRMINPGKILAFNAACAIGLILLSTHTTGVVSGYSYLAIGLMNSIMFPTIFSLACEGLGKRAADGSGVICVMIVGGAVIPPLTGHLADVTGSLELALGLPALCYAVIALFGWFARKPLAA from the coding sequence ATGGCACTGGCACCGGGTGCGGCAAGCAGCACTGACCCTCAGGTCGGCGACGAGGGCACCAGCCCGCACATCGATGCGCCCGAACTGCGCCTGTTCGTCATGGCGCTGTTCTTCATCTTCGGCGGGATCACGTCGCTCAACGACGTGCTGATCCCGAAACTGAAAGAACTCTTCACGCTCAACTACATGCAGGCGATGCTGGTGCAGACTGCATTCTTCGCCGCATACGCCATCATCTCGATCCCAGGCGCAGCCCTGGTAAAGCGCGTGGGCTACATGCGCGGCGCGGCGATCGGCCTCGTGACCATGATGGCTGGCTGCCTGCTGTTCATCCCGGCTTCGGCAAGCGCCACCTTCGGCGTGTTCCTTTTCGCCCTCTTCGTTCTTGCCGGCGGCGTCACGATCATCCAGGTCGTCGCCAACCCGCTGATCTCCTTGCTGGGCCCGGTCAAGACCACCCATTCGCGCCTGACATTCGCCCAAGCCTTCAACTCGCTTGGCACGACGATCTTTCCCTATGTCGGGACGATCATCATGCTGGGCAGCCTGGCCGCAGTCAGCGCCGCCGACTTGTCGGGTGCCGAGTTGGCCGCCTATCGCGTTGCGGAAACTGCAGCGATCGAGCGCGCCTACCTTGGCCTCGCCCTGGCGCTTGCCGTCATCGCCGGCGTCGTGTGGTTCAACCGCAACCGCCTGAAGGGTGAGAAGCACGACGGGGGATCGATCCTCAAGAGCTTCGATCTCATGCGCCGGCTGCGCTTCGGCTTCGGTGCAAGCTGCATCTTCCTCTACGTCGGTGCAGAAGTCGCGATCGGGTCCTTCATCGTCAATTACATGATGCAGGAAAACGTACTGGGTCTGACCGAACCGTCCGCGGGCAAGCTTATCCCCTTCTACTGGGGCGGCGCTCTGGTCGGTCGCTTCATCGGCTCGGCCCTGCTGCGCATGATCAACCCCGGCAAGATCCTCGCTTTCAACGCAGCCTGCGCGATCGGCCTGATCCTGCTTTCCACGCACACCACCGGCGTGGTCTCGGGCTACTCCTACCTCGCCATCGGCCTGATGAACTCGATCATGTTCCCCACCATCTTCAGCCTTGCCTGCGAAGGTCTGGGCAAGCGGGCCGCGGACGGTTCGGGCGTGATCTGCGTGATGATCGTGGGCGGCGCGGTAATCCCCCCGCTGACCGGCCATCTCGCCGACGTCACCGGCAGCCTCGAGCTGGCGCTTGGCTTGCCCGCCCTGTGCTATGCCGTCATCGCCCTTTTCGGCTGGTTCGCGAGGAAACCCCTCGCGGCCTGA